In the Streptomyces sp. f51 genome, one interval contains:
- a CDS encoding SDR family oxidoreductase, whose translation MASMATHVITGAGSGIGAAVARRLHARGDELVLHARDAGRAKELAAAFPGAKTLVGDLADPDKLSWAFSHQALPGRVDSLLHIAGVVDLGPVGELTPKSWRHQLNVNLIAPAELTRHFLPQLRVSQGHVIFVNSGAGLSAHADWSAYAASKHGLKALADSLRHEEHAAGVRVTSVYPGRTASPMQAKVHQQEGKAYDASKWIDPESVATTILMALDLPRDAEVNDLTVRPGG comes from the coding sequence ATGGCGTCCATGGCTACACATGTGATCACCGGGGCCGGTTCCGGCATCGGCGCGGCCGTCGCCCGCCGTCTGCACGCGCGCGGGGACGAACTCGTGCTCCACGCGCGCGACGCCGGCCGCGCGAAGGAGCTGGCCGCCGCGTTCCCCGGCGCGAAGACCCTCGTCGGCGACCTGGCGGACCCCGACAAGCTCTCCTGGGCGTTCTCGCACCAGGCGCTCCCCGGCCGGGTCGACTCCCTGCTGCACATCGCGGGCGTGGTCGACCTCGGCCCGGTCGGAGAACTGACCCCGAAGTCCTGGCGCCATCAGCTCAACGTCAACCTGATCGCCCCCGCCGAGCTGACCCGCCACTTCCTGCCCCAGCTGCGCGTCTCCCAGGGGCACGTGATCTTCGTCAACTCCGGTGCCGGCCTGAGCGCCCACGCCGACTGGTCCGCCTACGCCGCCTCCAAGCACGGCCTGAAGGCCCTCGCCGACTCCCTGCGCCACGAGGAGCACGCGGCCGGGGTCCGGGTGACCTCCGTCTACCCGGGCCGCACCGCAAGCCCCATGCAGGCCAAGGTCCACCAGCAGGAGGGCAAGGCGTACGACGCCTCGAAGTGGATCGACCCCGAGTCGGTGGCCACGACCATCCTGATGGCGCTCGACCTGCCCCGGGACGCCGAGGTCAACGATCTGACGGTGCGCCCGGGAGGCTGA
- a CDS encoding DUF4190 domain-containing protein, whose protein sequence is MAVASFVLGLLGLLVLNVFLGPVAIALASVALWRGTARRGRAFLGLGLGIADLAVLVAFMQFDNTVSWSF, encoded by the coding sequence ATGGCCGTCGCCTCCTTCGTCCTCGGCCTGCTCGGCCTGCTCGTGCTGAACGTCTTCCTCGGCCCCGTCGCCATCGCCCTCGCCTCCGTCGCCCTCTGGCGCGGAACGGCCCGCCGGGGCCGCGCCTTCCTCGGCCTCGGCCTGGGAATCGCCGACCTGGCCGTCCTGGTCGCCTTCATGCAGTTCGACAACACGGTGTCCTGGAGCTTCTGA
- a CDS encoding alpha/beta hydrolase-fold protein yields MSLTGTTFLLTCLVLCVFALLLPLVLWSRVPGPAPVRAASRLLMLLFAQGTAISLVFVLVNNANNLYDNWADLLGTGNHVQQAADLGVDGTGGISLKTLPRMRQTFEPAQGPRMGSAGGVRVTDLKGRVSGVNAEVYVWLPPQYNEPAYRHRRFPVVELLPGYPGSAKAWFGSLRVHEQLRPMMLDGRVAPFILVAPRTNLVARADTGCANIPGTVNAESWLSIDVPRMVMDNFRAESAPNGWATAGYSAGAHCATKLAVAHPDRFRAAVSMSGYNDPKGERGSLAARTLELRRRNNPYLMLRADRVPPRVALYFSGESGDGYQAGAAIQAIAKPPTTVDVVLLPRSAGGHDMGLWRPQLPEVFRWLTEQFRHGGRAAAGTGGTAGTTGGRAGTAGTAGGLGGTTTTGGAGTAAGTDRIRSSRPLAPSSGGSTRAELASGTASRTGAARKP; encoded by the coding sequence ATGAGCCTCACCGGGACGACGTTCCTTCTGACCTGCCTCGTGCTGTGCGTGTTCGCACTTCTGCTGCCCCTGGTCCTGTGGTCCCGGGTGCCCGGACCGGCGCCCGTGCGCGCCGCGAGCCGGCTTCTGATGCTGCTGTTCGCCCAGGGGACGGCGATCAGCCTGGTGTTCGTCCTCGTGAACAACGCCAACAACCTGTACGACAACTGGGCCGACCTGCTCGGCACCGGCAACCACGTCCAGCAGGCCGCCGACCTCGGCGTCGACGGCACCGGAGGGATCTCTCTGAAGACCCTGCCCAGGATGCGCCAGACCTTCGAGCCGGCCCAGGGCCCGCGCATGGGGTCGGCCGGCGGGGTGCGCGTCACCGACCTGAAGGGCCGGGTCTCGGGCGTGAACGCCGAGGTCTACGTCTGGCTGCCGCCGCAGTACAACGAACCCGCCTACCGGCACCGGAGGTTCCCCGTGGTGGAACTGCTGCCGGGCTATCCCGGCTCGGCCAAGGCATGGTTCGGTTCCCTGCGGGTGCACGAGCAGCTGCGGCCGATGATGCTCGACGGGCGGGTCGCGCCGTTCATCCTGGTCGCGCCGCGCACCAACCTGGTGGCCCGCGCGGACACCGGCTGCGCGAACATCCCGGGAACGGTGAACGCGGAGAGCTGGCTGAGCATCGACGTCCCGCGGATGGTCATGGACAACTTCCGCGCCGAGTCCGCCCCGAACGGCTGGGCCACGGCCGGGTACTCGGCCGGGGCGCACTGCGCCACCAAGCTGGCCGTCGCCCACCCCGACCGCTTCCGGGCCGCGGTGAGCATGTCCGGCTACAACGACCCGAAGGGCGAGCGCGGTTCGCTCGCCGCACGGACCCTGGAACTGCGCCGGCGCAACAACCCCTACCTGATGCTGCGCGCCGACCGCGTCCCCCCGAGGGTCGCCCTCTACTTCTCCGGCGAGTCCGGTGACGGGTACCAGGCGGGCGCGGCGATCCAGGCGATCGCCAAGCCGCCGACGACCGTGGACGTGGTGCTGCTGCCGCGCAGCGCGGGCGGCCACGACATGGGGCTGTGGCGGCCCCAGCTGCCGGAGGTGTTCCGCTGGCTGACCGAGCAGTTCCGTCACGGCGGGCGGGCCGCGGCGGGCACGGGAGGCACCGCGGGCACGACGGGCGGAAGGGCGGGTACGGCCGGCACGGCGGGCGGACTCGGCGGCACGACCACCACCGGAGGTGCCGGCACGGCGGCCGGCACCGACCGGATCAGGAGCTCTCGTCCTCTCGCACCGTCGAGCGGCGGTTCCACGCGCGCGGAGCTCGCCAGTGGAACCGCATCGCGAACAGGCGCAGCACGAAAGCCGTGA
- a CDS encoding TIGR03086 family metal-binding protein, which yields MNAMDPRPLYARAAAQIASLVAAVRPEQLDGPTPCAEFDVRLLLSHMVGGTRRIAVIGEGGDGLAVRPFADGVPDDGWEAAYDEVGTRVREAWADDARLDAPVTVPWGEATGRIALAGYVMEAVTHTWDLWEALGRPLELDSELAEFALMIAQRVLPDEGREDPELPFGAVTPAAEDADAYGRLAAWTGRSPLVTV from the coding sequence ATGAACGCCATGGACCCCCGCCCCCTGTACGCCCGCGCCGCCGCCCAGATCGCCTCGCTCGTCGCGGCCGTCCGGCCGGAGCAGCTGGACGGCCCCACCCCGTGCGCCGAGTTCGACGTACGGCTGCTGCTGTCGCACATGGTCGGCGGAACCCGCCGGATCGCCGTGATCGGGGAGGGCGGCGACGGCCTCGCGGTGCGCCCGTTCGCCGACGGGGTGCCGGACGACGGCTGGGAGGCCGCGTACGACGAGGTCGGGACGCGGGTCCGCGAGGCCTGGGCGGACGACGCGCGGCTGGACGCCCCGGTGACGGTGCCCTGGGGCGAGGCGACCGGACGTATCGCGCTGGCCGGCTATGTCATGGAGGCGGTCACGCACACCTGGGACCTCTGGGAGGCGCTCGGCCGGCCCCTCGAACTCGACTCGGAACTGGCCGAGTTCGCGCTCATGATCGCCCAGCGGGTACTGCCCGACGAGGGACGCGAGGACCCCGAACTCCCCTTCGGCGCGGTGACGCCGGCAGCCGAGGACGCCGACGCCTACGGACGGCTGGCGGCCTGGACGGGCCGCAGCCCGCTGGTGACCGTCTGA
- a CDS encoding trimeric intracellular cation channel family protein: MFQQLFSPSVQHTLDLIGIFVFAISGALLAVRKNFDVFGIAVLAEITALGGGLLRDIIIGAVPPAAFTDLGYFTTPLVAALLVFFLHPQVERIQVGVNVFDAAGLGLFCVTGTVKAYDYGLGLTASAALGLATAVGGGVLRDVLANEVPSLLRWDRDLYAVPAIVGATMVVLCIRYDALTPFTSGLAIVTAFVLRLFAMRFHWRAPRAWNRRSTVREDESS; this comes from the coding sequence GTGTTCCAGCAACTGTTCAGCCCCTCCGTCCAGCACACGCTCGACCTGATCGGCATCTTCGTCTTCGCGATCTCCGGCGCCCTGCTGGCCGTCCGCAAGAACTTCGACGTCTTCGGCATCGCCGTCCTCGCGGAGATCACCGCGCTGGGCGGAGGGCTGCTGCGCGACATCATCATCGGTGCGGTACCCCCGGCGGCCTTCACCGACCTGGGGTACTTCACCACACCGCTCGTCGCCGCCCTGCTCGTGTTCTTCCTGCACCCGCAGGTGGAACGCATCCAGGTCGGCGTGAACGTCTTCGACGCGGCCGGACTCGGACTGTTCTGCGTCACCGGCACCGTCAAGGCGTACGACTACGGGCTCGGCCTGACCGCCTCCGCCGCCCTCGGCCTCGCGACCGCCGTGGGCGGCGGTGTGCTGCGGGACGTCCTCGCCAACGAGGTCCCCTCGCTGCTGCGCTGGGACCGCGACCTCTACGCGGTCCCCGCGATCGTCGGCGCCACGATGGTGGTCCTGTGCATCCGCTACGACGCGCTCACCCCGTTCACCAGCGGCCTGGCCATCGTCACGGCTTTCGTGCTGCGCCTGTTCGCGATGCGGTTCCACTGGCGAGCTCCGCGCGCGTGGAACCGCCGCTCGACGGTGCGAGAGGACGAGAGCTCCTGA
- a CDS encoding TetR family transcriptional regulator, producing the protein MSHTLGIRQAQKQKTRQALLDAALGLLEDQSLSSLGLREVTRAVGVAPTAFYRHFRSTADLGAALVEEALGSLHPMIEDIVSTAGDSDERIGRAVELIAHHVGAHPAHVRFIARERHGGVQPVRDAIREQLARFAEEVRDALAEHPESAGWSRDDLLMLAGLYVDHMLMAASAFLEALDGSEEERERVAGVASRQMRLISIGRHHWLG; encoded by the coding sequence ATGAGTCACACTCTCGGCATCCGCCAGGCGCAGAAGCAGAAGACCCGGCAGGCGCTGCTGGACGCGGCGTTGGGGCTCCTGGAGGACCAGAGCCTGAGCAGCCTGGGGCTGCGGGAGGTCACCCGCGCCGTGGGAGTCGCCCCGACCGCCTTCTACCGGCACTTCCGCTCGACGGCGGATCTCGGCGCGGCGCTGGTCGAGGAGGCGCTCGGCAGCCTGCACCCGATGATCGAGGACATCGTGTCCACGGCCGGCGACAGCGACGAACGCATCGGCCGTGCCGTGGAACTGATCGCCCACCACGTCGGGGCGCACCCGGCGCACGTCCGCTTCATCGCGCGCGAGCGGCACGGCGGGGTCCAGCCGGTGCGGGACGCGATCCGCGAGCAGCTGGCCCGGTTCGCCGAGGAGGTCCGCGACGCGCTGGCCGAGCACCCCGAGTCGGCGGGGTGGAGCCGGGACGATCTGCTGATGCTGGCGGGGCTGTACGTCGACCACATGCTGATGGCCGCCTCGGCGTTCCTGGAGGCGCTGGACGGCTCCGAGGAGGAGCGCGAGCGGGTGGCCGGGGTCGCGAGCCGTCAGATGCGGCTGATCAGCATCGGCCGCCACCACTGGCTCGGCTGA
- a CDS encoding YafY family protein, which translates to MKSDRLLSILLLLQTRGRVPAHELADRLEVSVRTIYRDIEALSASGVPVYAERGRHGGIELLAGFRTDVTGLTADESRSLFILAAQGAHAALGLDAALGSALRKVMAALPAPFRPAAEVTSRRVLVDATRWKGGPRRAADLDVLQDAVFSDRRLRLRYRHGGDAEPRTYTVDPYGLVSKAGVWYLVADRRGEPRLFRADRVRSATLLTDPVRRRPGVELADAWEVLRRQVEERPGGVEVTVRVRRSRLDMFVRLHAASLAELPEDEGAGEWVTARLSLGSVRETRTLLAFGDALEVLAPAEARRELAATAAAISAVYDGG; encoded by the coding sequence GTGAAGTCCGACCGGCTCCTGTCGATCCTGCTGCTGCTCCAGACCCGCGGCCGGGTCCCGGCGCACGAACTCGCCGACCGTCTTGAGGTGTCGGTGCGCACGATCTACCGGGACATCGAGGCCCTGTCCGCCTCCGGCGTCCCGGTCTACGCCGAACGCGGGCGGCACGGCGGGATCGAACTGCTCGCCGGATTCCGTACGGACGTCACGGGACTGACCGCGGACGAGTCCCGCTCGCTGTTCATCCTGGCCGCCCAGGGAGCCCACGCCGCCCTGGGTCTGGACGCCGCGCTCGGCTCGGCGCTGCGCAAGGTGATGGCCGCGCTGCCCGCGCCGTTCAGGCCCGCCGCCGAGGTCACCAGCCGCCGGGTCCTCGTCGACGCCACCCGCTGGAAGGGCGGCCCCCGGCGGGCCGCCGATCTGGACGTGTTGCAGGACGCCGTCTTCTCCGACCGCCGGCTGCGGCTGCGCTACCGCCACGGCGGCGACGCCGAACCGCGCACCTACACCGTCGATCCGTACGGCCTCGTCTCCAAGGCCGGGGTCTGGTACCTGGTCGCCGACCGGCGGGGTGAACCACGGCTGTTCCGTGCCGACCGGGTCCGCTCGGCGACCCTGCTGACCGACCCGGTCCGGCGCCGGCCAGGCGTCGAACTCGCCGACGCCTGGGAGGTGTTGCGCCGGCAGGTCGAGGAGCGGCCGGGGGGTGTCGAGGTCACCGTCCGGGTGCGCCGCTCCCGCCTGGACATGTTCGTACGCCTCCACGCGGCCTCCCTCGCCGAACTGCCCGAGGACGAGGGCGCCGGCGAGTGGGTGACCGCGCGCCTCTCGCTCGGCTCGGTGCGCGAGACCCGCACGCTGCTGGCCTTCGGGGACGCGCTCGAGGTCCTCGCGCCGGCGGAGGCCCGGCGGGAGCTGGCGGCGACGGCCGCGGCCATCAGCGCGGTGTACGACGGGGGTTGA
- a CDS encoding DUF427 domain-containing protein — MAEGHTITIEREARHVRVVHGGQVLAESDRPLVLRETGCPVRYYLPPEDVRLDLLTPSDTHTYCPFKGTASYWSRPGAADLVWAYPDPKPDVAEIRDHLCFYETDVS, encoded by the coding sequence ATGGCTGAAGGACACACGATCACCATCGAGCGGGAAGCGCGGCACGTCCGCGTCGTGCACGGCGGACAGGTCCTGGCGGAGAGCGACCGCCCCCTGGTGCTGCGCGAGACGGGCTGTCCGGTGCGCTACTACCTCCCGCCCGAGGACGTCAGACTGGATCTGCTGACGCCCTCCGACACCCACACGTACTGCCCGTTCAAGGGCACCGCGTCCTACTGGTCCCGTCCCGGCGCCGCCGACCTGGTGTGGGCCTATCCCGATCCCAAGCCCGATGTCGCCGAGATCAGGGACCACCTCTGCTTCTACGAGACGGACGTGTCCTGA
- a CDS encoding thioesterase family protein gives MPEAASVQAVRATIGDSEFDRDTAVTPRGAGVYDVDLSAGWTIITAVNGGYLLAVLGRALADALPHSDPFTVSAHYLTASQPGPAVVRTDVVRTGRTLSTGQASLFQYDDEGREVERIRVLASYGDLDALPDDVRTTAVPPAIPPMDQCFGPQDAPAPIPGSSAITDRLFLKLDPATLGWALGAPSGKGEMRSWFGLADGRDADPLSLLLAVDALPPTAFEIGLSGWVPTVELTVHVRCRPAPGPLRVSITTRNLAGGFLEEDAEVWDSADRLVAQSRQLARARLA, from the coding sequence ATGCCAGAAGCAGCTTCGGTACAGGCCGTACGGGCCACGATCGGCGACAGCGAGTTCGACCGGGACACCGCCGTCACCCCGCGCGGGGCCGGCGTCTACGACGTCGACCTCTCCGCCGGGTGGACGATCATCACCGCCGTCAACGGCGGCTACCTCCTGGCCGTCCTCGGCCGCGCGCTCGCCGACGCCCTCCCGCACTCCGACCCGTTCACCGTTTCCGCGCACTATCTGACCGCGTCCCAGCCCGGTCCCGCGGTCGTCCGCACGGACGTCGTGCGCACCGGCCGGACGCTCTCGACCGGACAGGCGTCCCTCTTCCAGTACGACGACGAGGGCCGCGAGGTCGAGCGCATCCGCGTGCTCGCCTCGTACGGCGATCTCGACGCCCTGCCCGACGACGTGCGCACGACCGCGGTGCCGCCGGCGATCCCGCCCATGGACCAGTGCTTCGGTCCGCAGGACGCCCCCGCGCCCATCCCCGGCAGCTCGGCGATCACCGACCGGCTGTTCCTCAAGCTGGACCCGGCGACCCTCGGCTGGGCGCTCGGCGCTCCGTCCGGGAAGGGCGAGATGCGGTCGTGGTTCGGGCTCGCCGACGGCCGCGACGCCGATCCGCTCTCGCTGCTCCTCGCGGTCGACGCGCTGCCGCCGACGGCCTTCGAGATCGGCCTCTCCGGCTGGGTCCCGACCGTCGAGCTGACCGTGCACGTGCGCTGCCGCCCGGCGCCCGGCCCGCTGCGCGTCTCGATCACCACCCGCAATCTCGCCGGGGGCTTCCTGGAGGAGGACGCGGAGGTCTGGGACAGCGCCGACCGCCTGGTCGCCCAGTCCCGCCAGCTGGCCCGCGCCCGGCTCGCCTGA
- a CDS encoding alpha/beta hydrolase produces the protein MDKKTISRDGTTIAYERHGEGPAVVLVGGAMCTGATLAPLAEALSDRFAAVTYDRRGRGGSGDTAPFAVAREVEDIAALIEVCGGGAALYGISSGGALALEAAMSGLPVREVAVYETPFAVDETAGRRRTEYTRRLTELLGQDRRGEAVELFLALVGTPPEMIAGVRMSHAWPGMEALAPTLAYDDAAMGENRVPRERLAALSVPLLSVAGDASPAWMREAARTVAEAAPKGSYRTLAGQTHMVDPVALAPVLAEFFGTDA, from the coding sequence ATGGACAAGAAGACGATCTCGCGCGACGGCACCACGATCGCGTACGAACGGCACGGTGAGGGCCCCGCGGTCGTCCTGGTCGGGGGCGCCATGTGCACGGGCGCCACGCTGGCGCCCCTCGCCGAGGCCCTCTCGGACCGCTTCGCCGCGGTCACCTACGACCGGCGTGGCCGCGGCGGCAGCGGTGACACGGCACCGTTCGCGGTGGCCCGTGAGGTCGAGGACATCGCGGCGCTGATCGAGGTCTGCGGGGGCGGCGCGGCGCTGTACGGCATCTCCTCGGGAGGCGCGCTGGCCCTGGAGGCGGCGATGAGCGGGCTGCCCGTCCGCGAGGTCGCGGTCTACGAGACGCCGTTCGCCGTCGACGAGACGGCGGGCAGGCGGCGGACGGAGTACACCCGGCGGCTGACCGAACTGCTCGGGCAGGACCGGCGCGGCGAGGCGGTCGAGCTGTTCCTGGCCCTCGTGGGCACACCCCCGGAGATGATCGCCGGGGTGCGCATGTCCCACGCCTGGCCCGGCATGGAGGCCCTCGCGCCGACCCTGGCGTACGACGACGCCGCGATGGGCGAGAACCGGGTGCCCCGGGAACGGCTGGCCGCGCTCTCCGTGCCGCTGCTGTCGGTCGCGGGCGACGCGAGCCCCGCGTGGATGCGCGAGGCGGCCCGGACCGTCGCGGAGGCGGCGCCGAAGGGGTCGTACCGCACGCTGGCGGGGCAGACCCACATGGTCGATCCCGTGGCGCTCGCCCCGGTCCTGGCGGAGTTCTTCGGCACGGACGCCTAG
- a CDS encoding TIGR00730 family Rossman fold protein, producing the protein MNICVFLSAADLDDRYTRPAREFAELLGKGGHTLVWGGSDVGLMKVVADGVQEAGGRLVGVSVEFLAAKARPGADEMVVARDLAERKALLLAKADAVVVMVGGTGTLDEATEILELKKHGKTDKPVVLLNTAGFYDGLREQFLRMDAEGFLPVPLTDLVFFAEEPVGALAYLEESTGTV; encoded by the coding sequence ATGAACATCTGTGTCTTCCTCTCCGCCGCCGACCTCGACGACCGCTACACGCGCCCCGCGCGGGAGTTCGCCGAACTCCTCGGCAAGGGCGGCCACACCCTCGTGTGGGGCGGCTCCGACGTTGGGCTGATGAAGGTCGTCGCCGACGGAGTGCAGGAGGCGGGCGGACGGCTGGTGGGCGTCTCCGTGGAGTTCCTCGCCGCCAAGGCGCGCCCCGGCGCCGACGAGATGGTCGTCGCGCGCGACCTGGCCGAGCGCAAGGCGCTGCTCCTGGCGAAGGCCGACGCGGTGGTCGTCATGGTCGGAGGCACCGGCACCCTGGACGAGGCGACCGAGATCCTGGAGCTGAAGAAGCACGGGAAGACCGACAAGCCGGTGGTCCTGCTCAACACGGCCGGTTTCTACGACGGGCTCAGGGAGCAGTTCCTGCGGATGGACGCCGAGGGCTTCCTGCCGGTTCCGCTCACCGACCTGGTGTTCTTCGCCGAGGAGCCGGTGGGCGCGCTGGCCTACCTGGAGGAGAGCACCGGCACCGTCTGA
- the mnmA gene encoding tRNA 2-thiouridine(34) synthase MnmA, translated as MTDTSQRPLRVLAAMSGGVDSAVAAARAAEAGHDVTGVHLALSANPQSFRTGARGCCTIEDSRDARRAADVIGIPFYVWDLAERFREDVVEDFIAEYEAGRTPNPCLRCNEKIKFAALLDKALALGFDAVCTGHYAQVIVREDGTRELHRASDMAKDQSYVLGVLDDRQLAHALFPLGDTVTTKDEIRAEAERRGLAVAKKPDSHDICFIADGDTQGFLADRLGKAEGDIVDEAGLRIGTHEGAYGFTIGQRKGLRIGTPAADGKPRYVLDISPVNNTVTVGPAASLDVSALTAIKPRWCGAAPTGPGTYTAQLRAHGGETEVNAELVDGELRVTFTEPVRGVAPGQAIVLYDDTRVVGSATIATTTRATADV; from the coding sequence ATGACTGACACCTCGCAGCGCCCCCTCCGCGTCCTCGCCGCCATGTCGGGCGGAGTGGACTCCGCCGTAGCCGCCGCCCGTGCCGCCGAGGCAGGGCACGACGTGACGGGCGTTCACCTCGCCCTCTCGGCGAACCCGCAGTCGTTCCGGACCGGAGCGCGCGGCTGCTGCACCATCGAGGACTCGCGCGACGCCCGCCGGGCCGCCGACGTCATCGGCATCCCGTTCTACGTCTGGGACCTCGCCGAGCGCTTCCGCGAGGACGTCGTCGAGGACTTCATCGCCGAGTACGAGGCCGGGCGCACCCCGAACCCCTGCCTGCGCTGCAACGAGAAGATCAAGTTCGCCGCCCTGCTGGACAAGGCGCTCGCGCTGGGCTTCGACGCGGTCTGCACCGGCCACTACGCGCAGGTGATCGTCCGCGAGGACGGCACGCGCGAGCTGCACCGGGCCTCCGACATGGCCAAGGACCAGTCGTACGTCCTCGGTGTCCTGGACGACCGCCAGCTCGCCCACGCGCTGTTCCCGCTCGGCGACACGGTCACCACCAAGGACGAGATCCGCGCCGAGGCCGAGCGGCGGGGCCTGGCCGTCGCCAAGAAGCCGGACTCGCACGACATCTGCTTCATCGCCGACGGCGACACCCAGGGCTTCCTCGCGGACCGGCTCGGCAAGGCCGAGGGCGACATCGTCGACGAGGCCGGCCTCAGGATCGGCACCCACGAGGGCGCGTACGGCTTCACGATCGGCCAGCGCAAGGGACTGCGCATCGGCACCCCGGCCGCCGACGGCAAGCCCCGCTACGTCCTCGACATCTCGCCGGTGAACAACACGGTCACCGTGGGCCCGGCCGCCTCCCTGGACGTGTCCGCGCTGACCGCGATCAAGCCCCGCTGGTGCGGCGCGGCCCCCACCGGCCCCGGCACCTACACCGCCCAGCTCCGCGCCCACGGCGGCGAGACCGAGGTGAACGCCGAGCTGGTGGACGGCGAACTGCGGGTCACCTTCACCGAGCCGGTCCGCGGTGTCGCCCCCGGCCAGGCGATCGTCCTGTACGACGACACCCGCGTGGTCGGCTCGGCGACGATCGCGACGACCACCCGCGCGACGGCGGACGTCTAG
- a CDS encoding cysteine desulfurase family protein: MAYLDHAATTPMLPEAVEALTARLTVTGNASSLHAAGRTARRAVEEARETLADALGARPSEVVLTSGGTEADNLAVKGLYWSRRDADPARTRVLASPVEHHAVLDAVHWLGEHEGATVEYLPVDAYGRVHPGALREAVARNPDDVALATVMWANNEIGTLMPVRELADVAAEFGIPLHADAVQAFGQVPVDFAASGLAAMTVSGHKIGGPYGIGALLLGREYSPVPVLHGGGQERHVRSGTLDVPGVVSFAVAGRLAAERREWFATEIGALRDDLVDAVLKAVPDAILGGDPAPGGRLPANAHFTFPGCEGDSLLLLLDAQGIECSTGSACTAGVAQPSHVLLATGTDPDLARGTLRFSLGHTSTRADVAAVARAIGPAVERARRAGLT, translated from the coding sequence ATGGCTTACCTCGACCACGCCGCGACCACGCCCATGCTTCCCGAGGCAGTAGAGGCCCTGACCGCCCGGCTGACCGTCACGGGCAACGCCTCCTCCCTCCACGCCGCCGGCCGCACCGCACGGCGTGCGGTCGAGGAGGCCCGCGAGACCCTGGCGGACGCCCTCGGCGCGCGCCCCAGCGAGGTGGTCCTCACCTCCGGCGGCACCGAGGCGGACAACCTCGCGGTGAAGGGCCTGTACTGGTCCCGCAGGGACGCCGATCCGGCCCGTACCCGCGTCCTGGCGAGCCCCGTCGAGCACCACGCCGTCCTCGACGCCGTCCACTGGCTCGGCGAGCACGAGGGCGCCACGGTCGAGTACCTTCCCGTCGACGCGTACGGCCGTGTCCACCCCGGCGCCCTGCGCGAGGCCGTCGCCCGCAACCCCGACGACGTCGCCCTCGCCACGGTCATGTGGGCCAACAATGAGATCGGCACCCTCATGCCGGTGCGTGAACTGGCCGACGTCGCGGCCGAGTTCGGGATCCCGCTGCACGCCGACGCGGTCCAGGCGTTCGGCCAGGTCCCCGTCGACTTCGCGGCCTCGGGCCTCGCCGCGATGACGGTCTCCGGCCACAAGATCGGCGGCCCCTACGGCATCGGCGCGCTCCTCCTGGGCCGCGAGTACAGCCCCGTGCCCGTGCTCCACGGCGGCGGCCAGGAGCGACACGTCCGCTCCGGCACGCTCGACGTGCCCGGCGTCGTCTCCTTCGCGGTCGCCGGGCGGCTGGCCGCCGAACGGCGCGAGTGGTTCGCCACCGAGATCGGCGCCCTGCGCGACGACCTCGTCGACGCCGTCCTCAAGGCCGTGCCCGACGCGATCCTCGGCGGCGACCCGGCACCCGGGGGCCGGCTGCCCGCCAACGCGCACTTCACGTTCCCGGGCTGCGAGGGCGACTCGCTGCTCCTGCTGCTCGACGCGCAGGGCATCGAGTGCTCCACCGGCTCGGCCTGCACGGCGGGGGTCGCCCAGCCGAGCCATGTCCTCCTCGCCACCGGCACCGACCCGGACCTCGCCAGGGGCACCCTGCGCTTCTCCCTCGGCCACACCTCCACCCGGGCGGACGTGGCGGCCGTGGCGCGCGCGATCGGCCCGGCGGTGGAACGGGCGCGCAGGGCGGGCCTGACCTGA